From Astyanax mexicanus isolate ESR-SI-001 chromosome 16, AstMex3_surface, whole genome shotgun sequence, one genomic window encodes:
- the LOC103026498 gene encoding mast cell protease 1A-like gives MVLFSLLLLAALLQYPGHSASVKVGIINGTEVKPHSRPYMAFVHGQIICGGFLVSEQYVMTAAHCWENKSTLTVRLGAHDLLDTNDGSVSMAVETYIQQPQYTDGQLDYDIMLLKLRGTVKKSQTVNWISIPQRDEDIPANLKCSVAGWGKTGDTKNPSYRLMETDVHIIDGAKCKESWGRYPNPRMMCALYPGGFCQGDSGGPLVCKNTAVGIVSFNQKNNCDSPNVPNVYAKISAFLPWIKSVIGNV, from the exons ATGGTTCTCTTCTCCCTGCTTCTGCTGGCTGCTCTGCTGCAGTACCCGGGACACTCCG CTAGTGTAAAAGTTGGCATCATAAATGGCACAGAGGTAAAACCACACTCCAGACCCTACATGGCCTTTGTCCATGGGCAGATCATCTGTGGTGGATTCCTTGTGTCTGAACAATACGTCATGACAGCTGCTCACTGCTGGGAAAA CAAGTCAACTCTTACAGTGAGACTGGGTGCTCACGATCTGTTAGACACCAATGACGGTTCTGTTTCCATGGCTGTGGAGACCTACATACAACAGCCCCAATATACTGATGGTCAGCTGGACTATGATATCATGCTTTTAAAG TTACGTGGAACAGTCAAAAAAAGCCAAACTGTCAACTGGATCTCCATCCCTCAAAGAGACGAGGACATTCCAGCCAACTTAAAATGCAGTGTGGCTGGCTGGGGGAAAACGGGAGACACCAAAAATCCAAGTTACCGTCTAATGGAGACTGATGTTCACATCATTGATGGAGCGAAATGTAAGGAAAGCTGGGGAAGGTATCCAAACCCAAGGATGATGTGTGCACTGTATCCTGGAGGATTTTGCCAG GGAGACTCTGGAGGTCCTCTGGTGTGTAAGAACACTGCAGTGGGCATTGTTTCCTTCAATCAGAAGAA TAACTGTGACTCACctaatgttccaaatgtttatgCTAAAATATCAGCATTCTTGCCCTGGATCAAGTCTGTGATTGGAAATGTGTAA
- the krt94 gene encoding keratin 94, producing the protein MSYRSQRIHTSGPIGFSGSTMVTQRHVGSLSSAPKAHSVYGGAFGGGPRISSAVSRTVSSGYGGGLGSGYGGGLGSGFGGGMGGGGGFNLSSALDSDTMHLNEKATMQNLNDRLASYLEKVRSLEAANAKLELQIREYYEKKGPAAERDYSHYWATINDLKDKIRNATIGNANILLQIDNSKLAADDFKTKFEHELMMRQSVEADIANLRRLLDQTTLTKADLEMQIEGLQDELAYLKKNHQEELAALRSHLTGTVNVEVDAAPQQDLNKVLEEIRSQYEAITDKHRRDQEAWFNDKSAALSKEVAISTETIQTSKTEITDLRRTLQGLEIELQSQLSMKAALENTLAETEARYSSMLTGYQNQINMLEGELAQVRASIEQQGRDYAMLLDIKSRLEQEIATYRSLLEKEESRTPGTGGSSTITTTTTVHSVK; encoded by the exons ATGTCTTACAGAAGCCAGCGTATACACACCAGTGGCCCCATTGGCTTCAGTGGAAGCACCATGGTCACCCAGCGGCATGTAGGCTCTCTGTCCTCCGCACCCAAGGCCCACAGTGTCTACGGTGGTGCCTTTGGAGGAGGCCCCCGcatctcctcagctgtctccagGACCGTGTCTTCCGGCTACGGCGGTGGACTGGGTTCCGGCTATGGCGGTGGACTGGGTTCTGGATTCGGTGGCGGAATGGGTGGAGGAGGTGGCTTCAACCTGTCTTCTGCCCTGGACTCTGATACCATGCACCTGAACGAGAAGGCCACCATGCAGAATCTGAACGACCGTCTGGCCTCCTACCTGGAGAAGGTGCGCTCACTGGAGGCTGCCAACGCCAAACTGGAGCTGCAGATCCGTGAGTACTACGAGAAGAAGGGACCAGCTGCTGAGAGAGACTACAGCCACTACTGGGCCACCATCAATGACCTGAAAGATAAG ATCAGGAATGCCACCATTGGCAATGCCAACATCCTCTTGCAGATTGACAACTCAAAGTTGGCTGCTGATGACTTCAAGACAAA GTTTGAGCATGAATTGATGATGAGGCAGTCTGTGGAGGCTGACATTGCCAACCTGAGACGCCTGCTGGACCAGACCACCTTGACCAAGGCTGACCTGGAGATGCAGATCGAAGGCCTGCAGGATGAGCTGGCCTACCTGAAGAAGAACCACCAGGAG GAACTGGCAGCTCTGAGATCTCATCTGACTGGAACCGTGAACGTAGAGGTCGACGCCGCTCCTCAGCAGGACCTGAACAAGGTTCTGGAGGAAATCCGCTCTCAGTATGAAGCCATCACAGACAAGCACCGCAGAGACCAAGAGGCGTGGTTCAATGACAAG TCGGCAGCACTGAGCAAGGAGGTGGCCATCAGCACAGAGACCATCCAGACGTCCAAGACAGAGATCACAGACCTGAGACGAACACTGCAAGGCCTGGAGATCGAACTGCAGTCTCAGCTCAGCATG AAAGCAGCACTGGAGAACACGCTAGCAGAAACCGAGGCTCGCTACAGCTCCATGCTAACAGGTTACCAGAACCAGATCAACATGCTGGAGGGAGAGTTGGCCCAGGTTCGGGCCAGCATTGAGCAGCAGGGCCGTGACTACGCCATGTTGCTGGACATAAAGAGCCGTCTGGAGCAGGAGATTGCCACCTACAGGAGCCTCCTGGAAAAGGAGGAGTCCAG GACTCCAGGCACAG GTGGCTCttccaccatcaccaccaccaccactgtgCACTCAGTCAAATAA